One part of the Gossypium raimondii isolate GPD5lz chromosome 1, ASM2569854v1, whole genome shotgun sequence genome encodes these proteins:
- the LOC105785632 gene encoding protein VAC14 homolog, translating into MADALSVIPASVLRNLSDKLYEKRKNAALEVEGIVKQLALSGDHEKISAVIKLLAKEFTYSPQANHRKGGLIGLAAATVGLTSEAAQHLEQIVPPVLNSLSDQDSRVRYYACEALYNIAKVVRGDLIIFFNQIFDALCKLSADSDANVQSAAHLLDRLVKDIVTESDQFSIEEFIPLLRERMNVLNPYVRQFLVGWITVLDSVPDIDMLGFLPDFLDGLFNMLSDSSPEIRQQADSALSEFLQEIKNSPSVDYGRMAEILVQRAASPDEFTRLTAITWINEFVKLGGDQLVPYYADILGAILPCISDKEEKIRVVARETNEELRSIKSDPAETFDVGAILYIARRQLDSEWEATRIEALHWISTLLDRHRAEVLCFLNDIFDTLLKALSDSSDEVVLLVLDIHACIARDPQHFRQLIVFLVHNFRVDHSLLERRGALIIRRLCVLLDAERVYRGLSTILEGEADLDFACIMVQALNLILLTSSELSVLRELLKQSLVNAAGKDLFVSLYASWCHSPMAILSLCLLAQAYQHASAVIQSLVEEDINVKFLVQLDKLIRLLETPIFAYLRLQLLEPGRYIWLLKALYGLLMLLPQQSAAFKILRTRLKTVPSHSFNGDQLKRASSGNPYSQILHYSGSQITEDGNVRQDNGNLQNGINFASRLQQFVQMQRQHRMLEKSQEQSQARSSSTLSKEGPEAEESRGPQTSDSNLPPSRSSRRGLG; encoded by the exons ATGGCCGACGCGCTTTCTGTGATTCCTGCATCAGTTCTCCGTAATCTTTCCGACAAGCTGTACGAGAAACGCAAGAATGCTGCCCTTGAG GTTGAAGGAATTGTGAAACAGCTGGCGTTGTCGGGAGATCACGAGAAGATATCGGCGGTGATCAAATTGTTGGCCAAGGAATTTACCTACTCTCCACAAGCCAATCACCGTAAG GGAGGATTGATTGGTTTGGCTGCTGCCACTGTTGGGTTGACTTCCGAAGCCGCGCAACATCTTGAG CAAATTGTGCCGCCAGTGCTTAATTCTCTTTCTGACCAAGACAGCAGAGTACGATATTATGCTTGTGAAGCACTATATAACATTGCAAAG GTTGTCCGAGGAGATCTCATcatattctttaatcaaatatttgatGCATTATGCAAGCTATCGGCTGATTCTGATGCCAATGTACAGAGTGCTGCTCACCTTTTAGATAGGCTCGTGAAG GACATTGTTACTGAAAGCGACCAGTTCAG TATTGAAGAATTTATACCATTACTGAGAGAGCGTATGAATGTCCTGAATCCCTATGTTCGCCAATTTTTGGTTGGCTGGATAACTGTACTGGACAGTGTTCCAGATATTGACATGTTGGGTTTCCTCCCTGATTTTCTTGATG GTTTGTTTAATATGTTAAGTGATTCTAGTCCTGAAATACGGCAACAAGCTGATTCAGCACTTTCAGAGTTCCTTCAAGAGATTAAAAACTCCCCA TCTGTAGATTATGGTCGCATGGCTGAAATACTGGTGCAAAGGGCAGCTTCTCCTGATGAATTTACTCGGTTAACAGCAATCACTTGG ATAAACGAATTTGTAAAACTTGGTGGAGACCAGCTTGTTCCTTACTATGCTGACATACTGGGAGCCATCCTCCCCTGCATATCTgataaagaagagaaaattagagTG gtTGCTCGTGAAACCAATGAGGAACTTCGTTCAATCAAGTCTGATCCAGCGGAGACTTTTGATGTTGGGGCCATTCTCTACATTGCAAGGAG GCAACTGGATAGTGAGTGGGAGGCCACTAGAATTGAAGCATTGCACTGGATATCAACCCTTTTAGACAGACACCGTGCTGAG GTCTTGTGTTTTCTAAATGACATATTTGACACCCTTTTGAAAGCTCTATCTGACTCTTCTGACGAG GTTGTGCTTCTGGTTCTTGATATTCATGCATGCATAGCACGAGATCCCCAACACTTCCGCCAGCTTATTGTTTTTCTGGTGCATAATTTCCGGGTTGATCATTCTCTTCTGGAGAG GCGTGGTGCTTTGATAATCCGTAGACTTTGTGTTCTTTTGGATGCTGAACGGGTCTATCGTGGACTATCCACCATACTAGAGGGAGAAGCAGACCTGGATTTTGCCTGCATTATGGTTCAG GCCTTGAATTTGATTCTACTCACTTCTTCTGAGCTATCTGTGCTTCGGGAACTTTTAAAACAGTCACTTGTTAATGCTGCTGGAAAggatttgtttgtttctttgtaTGCTTCATGGTGCCATTCACCCATGGCCATTTTAAGTCTTTGTTTGTTGGCACAG GCATATCAGCATGCAAGTGCCGTGATTCAGTCCTTGGTTGAGGAAGATATTAATGTCAAGTTCTTGGTTCAGCTTGATAAATTGATTCGCTTGCTCGAAACTCCCATCTTTGCTTATCTTAGATTGCAG CTTCTTGAACCAGGAAGGTATATATGGTTGCTGAAAGCATTGTATGGTCTTTTAATGTTACTTCCACAG CAAAGTGCTGCATTCAAGATCTTGCGAACTCGTTTGAAAACTGTGCCATCGCACTCCTTCAATGGTGATCAACTCAAACGAGCATCATCAGGCAACCCATACTCCCAAATTTTACATTATAGTGGATCCCAAATCACTGAGGATGGCAATGTAAGGCAAGATAATGGGAATTTACAGAACGGAATCAACTTTGCTTCAAGGCTACAGCAGTTTGTTCAAATGCAGAGACAACATCGAATGCTTGAAAAATCACAAGAACAATCACAAGCTAGAAGTAGTTCCACTTTATCAAAG GAAGGGCCAGAAGCAGAAGAATCCCGGGGACCTCAAACATCCGACTCAAACTTGCCTCCTTCAAGATCATCCAGAAGAGGCCTGGGGTAA